A genomic stretch from Gopherus evgoodei ecotype Sinaloan lineage chromosome 18, rGopEvg1_v1.p, whole genome shotgun sequence includes:
- the RBP7 gene encoding retinoid-binding protein 7, with translation MPVDFSGTWNLVSSDNFEGYMLALGIDFATRKIAKMLKPQKVIEQEGDSFSIQTTSTFRSYFVQFKIGDEFEEDNKGLDHRKCKSVVTWDNDKLVCVQTGDKKNRGWTHWIEGDQLYLELRCEDQVCKQVYKRA, from the exons ATGCCTGTGGACTTCAGTGGCACCTGGAACCTTGTGAGCAGTGACAATTTTGAAGGTTACATGCTGGCGTTGG GTATTGACTTTGCAACTCGCAAGATAGCAAAAATGCTGAAGCCACAGAAGGTGATTGAACAGGAAGGCGATTCATTCTCCATCCAAACCACCAGCACTTTCAGAAGTTACTTTGTCCAATTCAAAATTGGAGACGAGTTTGAGGAAGACAATAAAGGCCTAGATCATAGAAAATGcaag AGTGTGGTTACCTGGGACAATGACAAGCTTGTTTGTGTCCAGACTGGTGACAAGAAAAACAGGGGCTGGACTCATTGGATTGAAGGCGATCAGCTATATCTG GAGCTCCGCTGTGAGGACCAAGTATGCAAACAGGTTTACAAGAGAGCTTGA
- the NMNAT1 gene encoding nicotinamide/nicotinic acid mononucleotide adenylyltransferase 1: protein MENPDNKTEVVLLACGSFNPITNMHLRLFELAKDYLHETGKYNVIKGIISPVGDAYKKKSLISASHRVTMAKLATESSDWVQVDDWESSQNEWLETLKVLRYHHQKLASSTPANSLQNAVPLIKPGRKRKQEANRYIPAKKYQLSPETKGVPQLKLLCGADILESFGIPNLWKLEDITEIVANHGLVCITRAGNNAQKFIYESDTLWQHKNNIHLVEEWITNDISSTKIRRALRRGQSIRYLVPDAVRAYIEKHNLYSPESEDRNTGVILAPLQKHARGCKQEQTL, encoded by the exons ATGGAGAATCCAGATAACAAGACAGAGGTCGTTCTGCTGGCCTGTGGTTCTTTCAATCCAATCACCAACATGCACCTGAGGCTGTTTGAACTGGCTAAAGACTACTTGCATGAAACAG GAAAATACAACGTAATCAAAGGAATCATTTCCCCAGTGGGTGATGCATATAAGAAGAAGAGTTTGATCAGCGCCAGTCACCGAGTAACCATGGCAAAGCTTGCTACAGAAAGCTCAGACTGGGTGCAAGTTGATgactgggaaagcagccagaaTGAGTGGCTGGAGACACTCAAAGTTCTACG atACCATCATCAGAAACTTGCATCTTCTACTCCTGCTAACAGCCTGCAGAATGCTGTACCTCTAATAAAGCCAGGCCGAAAGAGAAAACAGGAAGCCAATAGATACATTCCTGCTAAAAAGTATCAACTGAGTCCAGAAACAAAAG GTGTCCCACAGCTGAAGCTGCTCTGTGGAGCTGACATCCTGGAGTCCTTCGGAATCCCCAACTTGTGGAAGCTGGAAGACATCACTGAAATTGTGGCAAACCATGGCCTTGTCTGCATAACTAGAGCTGGAAACAATGCACAGAAATTTATCTATGAATCTGACACGCTGTGGCAACACAAGAATAACATTCACCTGGTAGAAGAGTGGATCACCAATGACATCTCTTCCACCAAGATCCGGAGAGCACTGAGGAGAGGACAGAGCATCCGTTACCTGGTCCCTGATGCAGTCCGGGCTTACATTGAAAAACACAACCTGTATAGTCCAGAAAGTGAAGACAGGAATACTGGAGTTATTCTGGCCCCTTTACAGAAACATGCTAGGGGGTGTAAGCAGGAACAGACACTGTAA